The Deltaproteobacteria bacterium genome includes the window TGTACCCTGGCCGGTGAAACTCGGCTTGAAATTGGCCTTGAACAGGTTGGCTTTGTCTAACCGATGATTGTCGCCAAGGGCGCTCATGTAACCCATGAGATTCGGAATCCCCGCCTCAATACTCGAATCACGGCTTGTCTGTGTCTTGGCGTACAATTTGCCTGTTGGCTTTTCAGAAATCCTTATGGTGACAAGATCTCCAACCTCCCTGGCCCTCATGTCCACAAACAGCAAGGCGCTGCCTGCATCTGTCCACAATGACCCTTCAGATGGCGCCGGCGATTTTAGGGTTTCAAATTCGTGTCCCCGGATGTCCTCCGCATGGACCTGCAATTGCTTTTTCTGCGCAGGCGTGACACATCCTGAGAAAACCATTATGCCTACAATCACAATGCAACCCAGCATGCACATCCTAGTTCTCATATCCAGGCGCTCCTTAGAATTCAACTCTTACGGTTGAGCCGTTAACCACTGAGGCTATTATTTCTTTATTGTTCATACAGTTTGTGACACGTATTTGCTCGCCGGCAAATCCCTTGCTTTTCGCTATGCCAATGGCTGTCACCCTTATCGTCGACGACTCGGCAATGATCGTCACTCGATCTCCCTTTTCTATGAGTGGCGGATCCTCGATTGTGTTGGCCATCAACACACTGCCGGCCTTTACCGCGTGTTTCAATCTTTTCCCGACAACCGCCTGAAGTGTTTTGGTCACGTTGGTTGGGAGTTTGGAGATATTCTTCATCTCAAAACACAAGTCCTCTTTGGCAAGGATGGCGTGGCGCAACAAGGGTCCAACAGTGCACACAACTTCTTCAAATCTATCCACCCAACCTGATAATACAACACGACTCTCGATTTTCCCGTTGACCCTTACAAAGGCGTTCAGGCTCACATGCCCCATGGGCTTTTCATTAGCTTGATTTCTGAGATCAACACGGACATCTCCCTCCGGCAGGGGGCCGTTGCCAATGACCCTGAAGCGACTGATTCCAAAATCAACATGGGGATCATTGATCTGTTGTGCAATAAAGCCGGTGTAACGGCGCAAGAAGTCCTCGTCTTCAATAGACTGACAAGCCCTCCCGATCCTGACATACTCAGGTATCCTTAGAACAATATTTTCAGGAAGCCACCTCTGCGAGCGAACCTTAGACTCGATCCACGATCCAGGCAATGTCTTGTGCTTTCCCGGGTTCGGAGAATAGGCCAAATAGGTGGCTCCAAGTCGTTTCTGCAGAGCGGACGGCCCCTCTATCCGAGCAACGTCCTTCAAATAGACCTTTTCTGCTCTTACCAACGCCTCATCCATCACGCCAACGTAAGCCCGCGTATCTGCCCGGACATCAGAATAGCCAAATGCTGTCCCCACAGCAATAATTGTGGCCAATAGTATGGCATTGAGAGTTCTCATTTTTCCTCTACCGTTTGATATTATTAGCCATTTGAAGCATCTGATCAGAAGTCTGGATAGCCTTTGAATTGGCCTCGTAGGCCCGCTGGGCAATAATCATCGTAACCATCTCTTCCACCACATTCACATTGGACATCTCCAGATAGCCCTGGGCGATAGTCCCCACCCCGTCTGTTCCCGGCGCTCCTTCAGTCTCCTCTCCGGATGCTTCCGTGGATCGGTAAAGATTTCGCCCCATGCTAAAGAGGCCCGCTGGATTTGGAAAAGTGTACAACTTGATATCAGAGGTGGCCAGTTCCGTGTTGCCCGCGCCAAAGGCTGTCAGTCTTCCCGTAGAATCTACGGAAATAAAAACGGTATTTGCAGGGATTGTGATCTCAGGCTCGAGCCTGTCGCCGCCAGGCGTGCAGACATACCCTTCGCTGTCGGTCTTAAAATCGCCGGCCCTGGTGTAAACCTCTTCATCATTGCTCACGATCTTGAAAAAACCCTTCCCTTCGATTGCCAGATCAAGTTCATTACCTGTCTGGCTGTAATCCCCCTGTGAAAACAATTTTTGCACACCCATCGGTTTTGTGCCCATCCCAACCTGAATTCCCGTTGGGAGCTGGGTCCCTGCGGCCGTAGTAGCGCCCGGCAGACGCAGCGTTTGATACATAAGATCCTGGAAATCAGGACGACTCTTCTTAAAACCAGCCGTGTTTACATTGGCTAAGTTGTTGGCAATGACATCAACGTTTAGCTGCTGGGCGGCCATGCCCGAAGCGGCTGTCCATAATCCCCTTAACATAGGTAACCTCCATTTGCTCGGACTTCGAGTCCTGAAAATATTGAGTGATTTCTTCGCGAACCCTTAGAGTTTGCCGACTTCATTAATCGCTTTTCCGTCGGTTTCGTCAAATGTTTGGAGCACTTTCTGGTACGATTCAAAATTTCGCAGGGCCTCCACCATCCTGATCATTTCCTCTGTGAGCGCCACATTAGACTCCTCAAGGTACCCCTGCCTAACAGAGGTCCGTTCAGGACGCGGGCCCTCCCCCACATCTCCCTCATAGACATAGTAAGACAGCCCTTCTTTCCGGAGGCGACCAGATCGATCAAAAAAAACGATCGATAAGGTATCCACCTCAGTCCCATCCACGTCTATTCGTCCGGTGGCATCAACAGTCACATCCTTTCCGTCAATGGAGACAGGACCGCCTGACCCCATCACAGGGTCGCCATTTGAAGTCACCAGCTCACCCTGGGCGTTAAGGTGAAACTTCCCATCTCGTGTGTACCTTATGCCGGCTGGGGTGTTCACCTTGAAAAATCCTTCTCCAGACAAAGCAAGATCCAGTGGGTTGCCTGTATTCCTCATATTGCCTTGAGCCATGTTTGTTTTCTCGTGGACCCTCAGGGCCTCGTCAAAAAAGAGAACACTCTTCTTGAATCCAGCAGTTCCAACATTGGCGAGATTGTTGGCAATGGTGTCAAATTTGAACTGTTGAATGCGACATCCTCTGACCGCATTATAAACACCAGGATTCAACTTAATCAGCCCTCCTTCTTTTTGATCAGTGGGATTGCAACGAAAATGCCATACCTGCTCACAGGTGAGTTTTTATTGAAGGCTTGCGCATGTATGAACAGACAACTACAGGTAGACCAGGCTTTTTATATGTTATTTCAGATACTTTTAATCAGTCCGACACGAGTCGTGCACTCGATAAAGGGCTGTTTTCTTGTGGCGCTGACCCTGACAGGACCAACCGTGAATGCCCTTTGATTCCCTGGTCTGGGAAAAATCTTCCTACTTCAGGCCGTTTTTTCCGTTCAGCCGGTAGACAAAGGCAAGGAGTTCAGCAACAACTACGTAGAGTTCGGGCGGGATTTCCTCGTTAAGATCAAGCCTTGATAAGACCTCAACAAGGTCGGGGTCATCCTTTACAGGGATTCCGTGCTCTCGGGCCAACTCGATAATTCTTTCAGCAACCACGCCAGTGCCACTTGCCGTGACACGGGGCGCATAACCGTCAGCCGGCCTGTATTTTAGGGCTACTGCCTTTTTTGATTCTCGAGTCATATGACTATACTGATGTAGTGTTCTTCCGGATCCAAGATGGCGTCAACCAGCGATGTCTCTGCCAGATGACCTCTTTCCTCCAGCCGGCACTTTATCTGCTGCACGGAAAAGCCATGTCTTTCGATCTGCTTTACTAGATGACCCGTGTGGTTGTTGAAAAGGGATTGAGTTTTTTCATTGCAAACGCAAAAGCCAATCTTTATGACCTGTTGAAAGACCGACGCATCCACCAGAACTGGTCCAAGGCTAGACATATCCAGAAAAAGAGAAAGGTTGACGACCCTATTCTGATCTTTTTTATCCTCGCCATCTTCACGCCTACCCGAAATGTCAATCAAAAGCTGGGCAAAGCTGAATCCATCATCCCACTGCATAGGAATAACAAATAGAAGTTTGCCCTTTTCCTCCAAACCGCTCAGATTCAGCAGTTGAAGTTGCTCAAGGGCGTCGATGAATCTGCCTACTCCCTTTCCGGATAACAACTTTATGGCGCCTGCATCTGCCAGCGACCTCAACGCCAATCCCTTCAAATCATGTTCCGTCAAGGCAGCGCCTTGGTTCCGAGATTCCAAACCCAAAAGAAGCAACGACTTCAATTTGTGCTCCCAGATCATTCCCGAGCCATCTATGAATGACTTCAAAAACCCGGGGTCAAGCGCTTTGTCGGGGTGAAGCGATATGCGGCCGAGCAACGCCCACATTCGCATGAGGATATGAGGCGACTTCTCAGGACCCGAATCCTTGAGAGACACTGTCAAGACACTCAAGATGTCGATAAGGGCATTATAGGGAAACCCCTGAAAAGCGCTCCCTTTCAGCAGATCACCAACGCCAGCCAGGCTCTCATGTCTCAGCTCAACCAGTTTCAGGATGCATTCCGGCGCAAGCTGTTCTACTTTGAAGAAGACAACGTCTCCCGGCCTAAGCGGCACTCGTGTTCGCGCGACGAGTTGTTTGCCCTTGATCAGGAGAAGCGAGTGATAAGGGGGAATTGATTTTATGATTCTACCCTCTACCACCTCATGTCTCTTTAATAGCGGAATTGCTCTATTGTCTGCTTTTTTGCCAGGGTCGAGCTTGGACGGGGAAAGCACAATGTAGTCAAGGTTATGAAGCATTTCTCAATCGGACGAGACTGGGCAGGGGTTAAGCCTGATCCATTTCCTGAAATCTCTTTCTCAAATCCAGCACAAGGCTGACCTCACCTTTGGCAATGCCGAGGCGATTTGCTATCTTTTCCGAACTGAGCCCCTTATCTGAAAGCGTGATGATCTCTTGCTGCAAATGACACACGTCTTTATCTTTATGGCGTATAGCCTTGCTCCCACCGGAAGCAAGGCTGGCTTCAGCACGGTTGAGCAGCAAATTCAAACTGATAATGCGCCTGTCAAGGTGTTCGTTGAGCCTTCTGACTATTTTCTGTTTCTCCTTGAGCTGGACCTCAAATTGCCCCGCCACTTCTTGCGCATCTCTTAGGACAGGCTCAAGTGTATCAGTGATATGTTCCGTCCCGGATGCTCCGGACCTGTCGCCCAGGGCCTTAACTTGTCTTACAAAGACGATGAAAAGTACGATCAGGCACAGATCCACAATAATCTGTATGATCGCCCAGAATTCCACGGATGTTGTCAGCATGATGAATCGATTTTGAACTCATCCTTGACGGCTTCGTAAAAAGTCCATCATTCTTGTTCCCAGGCTCAAATCACCACATCTAACAGGGCGCCCGGAATCTTTGAGTCTTTCTCTTGACCCCTCTTCTTTGTTGAATCTTTGTATTGGTATGCACTCCGTCGGGAATCTGCGGACTTATCGCCGGACCTATTTTTTTTCTTCCCTTTTCTCCTATTTGCGGGCAAAGGCCGGTTCAGTTCAAAGGCCTGCCGTTTGCCTTTTTGTATCTCTCTAATTCCAGTCCCTTGCCCAAGAGGGACTTTCATGTCCGTGATACGCGCCATTGTCTAGTGAACCCACGGCCTCAAACCGACCAGTTTATGGTGGTAGAATACCTATATAGCTCGCAACGTAAAGATGCTGGTTGCTAGATGCTCGATGCTGGATAAATCAAAAAGAAATCCTTTTATATCCAGTAACCAGCATCAAGTATCACGTGGCGCCTGGCTTCCGGTTACACCAGCAGAAATTCGGTAAAATCGATCCTGTCCACGGTTCCGGTCACAAGTACGGCATTAAGGGCATCAATAATATCTTTCTTCAGCTTCTTCCTGGAGTCAATCCGTTCCATTTCTCCCATAGCTATTTTACTCAAAACTCCGTAGATGGCAGCTCTGCAAAGGGTCATTTTCTCGTCCACCTCACTATACACCGCGCTGTTTGACGGTTTAATCGAAAGACTCAACAACAGATATGCCCTGTCACCTTTTTCGGCAAGAAAAACCAGAAACCTGGCAAAATGAAAAATATCAGCCGTGCCGTTCTCTACAGAAGCCTGGTATACCTGCACAGAGACTGTCTTGCGTTTTTCCTCTTTGCCCTTTGTGACGAGTCCTGTTATCCCGTAAACCGAAAAAAGCACACATGTGCCAACAATGAAGCCGGCAATGGGACGTTGATATTTCTTGAGTTGGGCACGAACTGCCGACAGGGGCCCACTTTCAGGGGCATCAGAAGGCGAAATATCCGGAAATGCTGTTTCTGTCTCCTGTTCCCTTGAGTCTTGCGTAGAATTTCCACTCTCTTCTAGCGTTTCCTCTGACTCTGCAGATCGAGTCGGTTCAGTGGCGTCTTCCAATATGATTGTGGCCTCTGCCACCTGACCGCCCTCTGTTTCGCCTCCCCTACCGGCTGAGCTATTGGTCTCAGGCTGACCTTCCCTTTCGACGCTCGATTCGGGTTCGATATTGTCATTGTTATCAAGCTGCTTTGTGTTTTCTTCCAGATTGTCCATGCATGAGCTCTTATGTCTGGTGATATGGCTTCAGCTTGGCTCTAAGTTTGATAATGGCCTTGGTGTGAATCTGGGAAATTCTCGATTCAGTCAGTCCCAGTACCTTCCCAATCTCTTTCAGTGTCAACTCGTCGTAGTAGTATAACGAAACCACCATTTGTTCTTTCTCCGATAGTGTCTTGATGGCTCTGGCTATGACACGCCTCAGTTCCGAGACAATCACGTGATCTCCTGGGTTGTCATCTCCTTGGATTAAACTCTTGAAGGATTTTCTGGATTCCGTATTATCCCTGTCGTCCTTCACATAACCATCCAGACTCAAGAGATCAATTCCTTTAGCCATGCTGAGGATGCCATAGTAAGTATCAAGATCAATTTCCATCTCATCGGCAATTTCCGCGTCATCTGCCGGCCTGTTGAACCTGGCTTCAACGGCCACGATGGCCTTTTCCATATCATGGAGCTTTTTTCTGGTTGATCGCGGAATCCAGTCCAAATTCCTGAGTTCATCCAGCATAGCCCCCTTGATCCTGAATTCGGCATAGGTCTTGAACTGAACATCTCGAGATGGATCAAATCTGTCAATAGCATCCAGCAGTCCCATAATGCCCACACTGGTCAGGTCATCCACAGAGACGTTTGGCGGGACGCGCATGGCCAAGCGGTTTGCCAACAATTTCACCAAGGGAGCATATTGAACAATCAAGGCGCTACGCTCCATATCATTCATAGCGCTGGGCCACTTGGTCTTCGTGTTGCCGTATGAGTATATTGCTGAAGCTCTTTGCATAATGACTAACGAGTTATTAGTTTCTTCCAGAAGAACTTGATATTCCCATCCTGCGCCACATCTGCTGACGAGACCTGCATGCGACCAGCCAATACAGAGAACTCCTTGCTTGATATGCTCTCCGGGTAACTCCGGATCACAGTGTTCTGTTGCCTAACCGCTTTTTCCACATTGCCATCCCTTGGAATAAACCCGATATATTCCAACGATATCCCATTAAGGAAGCGAACGACAGCGTTGCTCAAGTTCTCAAAAACCGACTTGGCTTCCTCTTCACGGTCCACCATGTTAACCAGCAACTTGAAAGTCTTCGTGCCATGCTTGGTATACATCACTTTGATCAAGGCATAGGCATCTGTTATTGAAGTAGGCTCAGAGGTAACCACTACAATCCGCTCATCCGCAGCAATGCTAAAATAGATGACATTGGAAGAAATGCCCGCCCCGGTATCGATCAGAAAGATGTCAAAATTTTCCTCTAATGCATCAAACTCATTCAGCAGGTTGAGTTTTTGTCCTTGCGTCAGATGGACCAGGTCTTGGACTCCGGAGCCAGCCGGAATGATTTGAATTCCTTCGGGCCCTTCCACTATTATTTCGCCCAGACTTTTTTCACCGTTGACTACATGCCTGATATTGTAGGCAGGGCTAATGCCAAAAATAATGTCAATATTTGCCAGGCCCAAATCCCCGTCCAATACCAACACGCTCTTTCCGAGTCTTCTCAGCGCTATGGCCAGGTTTCCTACAATATTGGTCTTACCCACGCCACCTTTGCCACTCGTGACAGAAATGACACGCGTAAAGGATGTTTCCTCACAATATCTGCGTCGATCTCGACCGCCATGCATATCATGGACTTTCTTTCTGACCATCTGTCTCAAGCCGTCTGCTTGATCCACCTTAATACTCTCCTACTGAAAAATCAGGCTCAGTATGCCTGTTTTGGTTGCCTTCAGAATGTCTTCCGGAACCCGCTGGCCTGTTGTGATAAAGGAAATGGGCATCCTTAGCTTGAAAGACTGGTTTACGATTACTCCTCTTGCTCTGGTCTCATCCGTTTTGGTAAAAATGTAACTGCTCAGGTTCAACCGACCAAAATTCCTGGCGGCCGCATCCATCTCAGATGCACTGGTTGCCGTACTGAGAAGCAAATGACTCTTGATGGAGCGATCACTGCCGACCAACCCTGCCATCTCTTTCATACGCTCCATGTCGTAGTGACTCTGCCCTGCCGTGTCTATAAGAATGACATCTTTTTCATTCAGTCGTCTTAGAGCAAATTGCAAATCAGCGCAGCTGAATGCGGGAAAACATGGCACACCCAGGATGGCGGCATACGTCTTAAGCTGCTCCATAGCTCCGATTCTATAATTGTCTATGGAGATAAGTCCTACGGTCATCTTCTGTTTCAGGCTAAGATCGGCCACTAACTTGGCAATCGTTGTGGTCTTGCCTACACCTGTAGGCCCGACAAGAGCGGCTACGATCTGACCTTCAGCCCGAGCAAAAGGATCGGTGATATCGATGACCTTTAAAACCTCTTTCAAGACCCGCTCGTGCAATCCATTCGAATCTGATCGCATATCTTCATCAAACGCCCCCGCCTTTTTCAGGAATGCGTGAACATAAGGTTCGCCAATGCCGCTTCGAATCATTTTGGCATAGACGTCCATCGCCTCCGGATTGGCCGCGAAACCTTCCGCAAGGGGCCGAGATCGACCCAAAAGAAAAAGCATCTCCTTTATGTTCATCAACTCCGACTTCAGAGCATCGAAAAAAGCGGGATCTTGAGGCGGCACCCTTGTTGAATCCCTGCGTGTTTCACCTGCCATCGCGCTTATTTCAAACAGCCCCTTGGTTCTGTATGCTGATGCCCCCTTTTCAACGTCCAGCTTTCGCGTTGACAATATGAGGGCATCCGAGCCAAGGTCTCGCTTGACCATATTGGTCGCTTCTTGAATGGTGTCTGCCTGAAACCTCCTAACCTCCATGCTGTAACTGCACCTTTCCCAAGGATTTAAAGCGGATATTCTTTGAGAGTTCATTATGAGAAAGCACCATTAGAGATGGCGCAAACTGCTCGATCATCCTTCTAAAATGTCGCCTGAGCTGCGGAGAACATAGGATGATGGGCTGAAATCCTTTAGCCATAGCTTTTTCTGTCTCATTGTTGACTGATTTCATGATGCAAGTGGCCACCTTCGGGTCCACTGACAAATATGAACCATGCTCAGTATGTTGAACGCTATCCAGCAGA containing:
- a CDS encoding flagellar basal body L-ring protein FlgH; the protein is MRTRMCMLGCIVIVGIMVFSGCVTPAQKKQLQVHAEDIRGHEFETLKSPAPSEGSLWTDAGSALLFVDMRAREVGDLVTIRISEKPTGKLYAKTQTSRDSSIEAGIPNLMGYMSALGDNHRLDKANLFKANFKPSFTGQGTNNREGELDAYVTARVIQVLANGNLRIFGRQEIKVNNETQHIAISGIIRPEDIDTSNEIQSTYVADARIEYSGKGVIADKQRPGWLMRAVDWVWPF
- a CDS encoding MinD/ParA family protein; this encodes MVRKKVHDMHGGRDRRRYCEETSFTRVISVTSGKGGVGKTNIVGNLAIALRRLGKSVLVLDGDLGLANIDIIFGISPAYNIRHVVNGEKSLGEIIVEGPEGIQIIPAGSGVQDLVHLTQGQKLNLLNEFDALEENFDIFLIDTGAGISSNVIYFSIAADERIVVVTSEPTSITDAYALIKVMYTKHGTKTFKLLVNMVDREEEAKSVFENLSNAVVRFLNGISLEYIGFIPRDGNVEKAVRQQNTVIRSYPESISSKEFSVLAGRMQVSSADVAQDGNIKFFWKKLITR
- a CDS encoding FliA/WhiG family RNA polymerase sigma factor codes for the protein MNDMERSALIVQYAPLVKLLANRLAMRVPPNVSVDDLTSVGIMGLLDAIDRFDPSRDVQFKTYAEFRIKGAMLDELRNLDWIPRSTRKKLHDMEKAIVAVEARFNRPADDAEIADEMEIDLDTYYGILSMAKGIDLLSLDGYVKDDRDNTESRKSFKSLIQGDDNPGDHVIVSELRRVIARAIKTLSEKEQMVVSLYYYDELTLKEIGKVLGLTESRISQIHTKAIIKLRAKLKPYHQT
- a CDS encoding flagellar hook-basal body protein, producing MNPGVYNAVRGCRIQQFKFDTIANNLANVGTAGFKKSVLFFDEALRVHEKTNMAQGNMRNTGNPLDLALSGEGFFKVNTPAGIRYTRDGKFHLNAQGELVTSNGDPVMGSGGPVSIDGKDVTVDATGRIDVDGTEVDTLSIVFFDRSGRLRKEGLSYYVYEGDVGEGPRPERTSVRQGYLEESNVALTEEMIRMVEALRNFESYQKVLQTFDETDGKAINEVGKL
- a CDS encoding EscU/YscU/HrcU family type III secretion system export apparatus switch protein; this encodes MTRESKKAVALKYRPADGYAPRVTASGTGVVAERIIELAREHGIPVKDDPDLVEVLSRLDLNEEIPPELYVVVAELLAFVYRLNGKNGLK
- the flgG gene encoding flagellar basal-body rod protein FlgG yields the protein MLRGLWTAASGMAAQQLNVDVIANNLANVNTAGFKKSRPDFQDLMYQTLRLPGATTAAGTQLPTGIQVGMGTKPMGVQKLFSQGDYSQTGNELDLAIEGKGFFKIVSNDEEVYTRAGDFKTDSEGYVCTPGGDRLEPEITIPANTVFISVDSTGRLTAFGAGNTELATSDIKLYTFPNPAGLFSMGRNLYRSTEASGEETEGAPGTDGVGTIAQGYLEMSNVNVVEEMVTMIIAQRAYEANSKAIQTSDQMLQMANNIKR
- the flgA gene encoding flagellar basal body P-ring formation protein FlgA; amino-acid sequence: MRTLNAILLATIIAVGTAFGYSDVRADTRAYVGVMDEALVRAEKVYLKDVARIEGPSALQKRLGATYLAYSPNPGKHKTLPGSWIESKVRSQRWLPENIVLRIPEYVRIGRACQSIEDEDFLRRYTGFIAQQINDPHVDFGISRFRVIGNGPLPEGDVRVDLRNQANEKPMGHVSLNAFVRVNGKIESRVVLSGWVDRFEEVVCTVGPLLRHAILAKEDLCFEMKNISKLPTNVTKTLQAVVGKRLKHAVKAGSVLMANTIEDPPLIEKGDRVTIIAESSTIRVTAIGIAKSKGFAGEQIRVTNCMNNKEIIASVVNGSTVRVEF
- a CDS encoding protein FlhF — translated: MEVRRFQADTIQEATNMVKRDLGSDALILSTRKLDVEKGASAYRTKGLFEISAMAGETRRDSTRVPPQDPAFFDALKSELMNIKEMLFLLGRSRPLAEGFAANPEAMDVYAKMIRSGIGEPYVHAFLKKAGAFDEDMRSDSNGLHERVLKEVLKVIDITDPFARAEGQIVAALVGPTGVGKTTTIAKLVADLSLKQKMTVGLISIDNYRIGAMEQLKTYAAILGVPCFPAFSCADLQFALRRLNEKDVILIDTAGQSHYDMERMKEMAGLVGSDRSIKSHLLLSTATSASEMDAAARNFGRLNLSSYIFTKTDETRARGVIVNQSFKLRMPISFITTGQRVPEDILKATKTGILSLIFQ
- a CDS encoding flagellar basal body-associated FliL family protein, with the translated sequence MDNLEENTKQLDNNDNIEPESSVEREGQPETNSSAGRGGETEGGQVAEATIILEDATEPTRSAESEETLEESGNSTQDSREQETETAFPDISPSDAPESGPLSAVRAQLKKYQRPIAGFIVGTCVLFSVYGITGLVTKGKEEKRKTVSVQVYQASVENGTADIFHFARFLVFLAEKGDRAYLLLSLSIKPSNSAVYSEVDEKMTLCRAAIYGVLSKIAMGEMERIDSRKKLKKDIIDALNAVLVTGTVDRIDFTEFLLV